In a genomic window of Tissierella sp. Yu-01:
- a CDS encoding DUF1540 domain-containing protein, whose product MDNKPLEGVKCIVSTCAYNKDGNKCTADSILVEPKHAHTSDDTDCSTFKPLR is encoded by the coding sequence ATGGATAATAAACCATTAGAGGGCGTAAAATGTATAGTATCAACATGTGCTTATAATAAAGATGGAAACAAATGTACAGCTGATTCTATATTAGTAGAGCCAAAGCATGCTCATACTTCAGATGATACTGATTGTTCAACTTTTAAACCTTTAAGATAA